A stretch of the Chloroflexota bacterium genome encodes the following:
- a CDS encoding SDR family oxidoreductase, giving the protein MRLQNHIAIVTGAANNIGRAIARRFAAEGAKILIADIQDEAGEAVAEAIRGDDGEASFFHADVGTEAGNRDMVAAAVERYGGVTILVNNAHWERRGSIEELSAEDWDASFDVLLRAPFLASKFAVPHMRAAGGGAILNLSSVHGFQVSPGYPTYETAKAALIQLTKQMALELGNDGIRVNAIAPGAIPSDEMKEENANDPIWHERNILWNVLPTVGRAEDIAQGALYLCSTDARFVTGHTLLIDGGFLLGFKGLGGTRVQEFLQRHPELLEYDLSRPLGPAAQKRDKDAATQ; this is encoded by the coding sequence ATGCGCTTGCAGAATCACATAGCCATCGTCACGGGCGCCGCCAACAACATCGGGCGTGCGATTGCGCGTCGCTTCGCGGCAGAGGGGGCAAAAATCCTCATCGCCGACATCCAGGACGAGGCGGGCGAAGCCGTGGCGGAGGCTATACGCGGCGACGACGGCGAAGCGTCGTTCTTCCATGCGGACGTTGGCACCGAAGCCGGCAACCGCGACATGGTGGCCGCTGCGGTGGAACGCTACGGCGGGGTGACAATTCTCGTTAACAATGCTCATTGGGAGCGGCGCGGTTCGATAGAAGAGCTGAGCGCGGAGGATTGGGACGCGAGTTTTGACGTCTTGCTCAGAGCGCCTTTCTTGGCGAGCAAGTTTGCCGTGCCGCACATGCGCGCAGCCGGCGGCGGCGCGATCCTCAACCTCAGCTCGGTGCACGGCTTCCAGGTCAGCCCCGGCTACCCTACCTACGAGACGGCCAAGGCCGCGCTCATCCAGCTCACAAAGCAAATGGCCCTCGAATTGGGCAACGACGGCATCCGCGTCAACGCGATTGCGCCGGGCGCCATTCCGTCGGATGAGATGAAAGAAGAAAACGCCAACGATCCGATCTGGCACGAACGGAATATCCTCTGGAATGTTCTTCCCACCGTTGGTCGCGCCGAGGACATCGCCCAAGGGGCGCTCTATCTCTGTTCGACAGACGCGCGCTTTGTTACGGGACACACGTTGCTTATAGATGGCGGGTTCCTGCTTGGCTTCAAGGGTCTGGGCGGAACGCGTGTGCAGGAGTTCCTGCAACGTCATCCCGAGCTCTTGGAGTACGATCTCTCACGTCCGTTGGGTCCGGCGGCGCAGAAACGCGACAAAGACGCTGCAACGCAGTAG
- a CDS encoding DMT family transporter: MPFIRVVLALIASVAIISSASILIKLADAPVLIIAAYRLGIAALVLAPVTLAVRREHLRALSRRDWLIGAVAGSFLGLHFIAWIASLEYTSVASSVVLVTINPIFVGLGMVIIFRERLHPLLVWGIALSVTGGILIGYSDFQVEGQAIYGDALALLGAVFHSGYLLLGQRLRRRLDLLPYITVVYGMAALLVLVAALVTQQTFTGYAPATFLVMILLALGPQLLGHTAYNWTLRYVSAAVVAVAILGEPVGASILAYFILDEHLTLLQIGGGALVLIGIYLALRTQRRV, from the coding sequence ATGCCGTTTATCCGTGTAGTCCTGGCGCTGATTGCCTCTGTGGCGATCATCAGCAGCGCCTCAATACTGATAAAGCTTGCCGACGCGCCGGTGCTCATCATCGCAGCCTACAGGTTGGGAATTGCCGCGCTGGTGCTGGCGCCGGTCACGCTCGCTGTGCGCAGGGAACATCTGCGGGCACTGAGTCGTCGCGACTGGCTGATTGGAGCGGTGGCGGGCAGCTTCCTTGGTCTGCACTTCATCGCCTGGATTGCTTCGCTGGAGTATACGTCCGTTGCCAGTTCCGTCGTGCTCGTTACGATCAATCCCATCTTCGTCGGTCTCGGCATGGTCATAATCTTCCGCGAGCGGCTTCACCCGCTGCTGGTGTGGGGTATCGCGCTTTCGGTGACGGGTGGCATCCTGATCGGCTACAGCGACTTCCAAGTGGAGGGCCAAGCCATCTACGGCGACGCGCTGGCGCTGCTCGGGGCGGTGTTTCACTCCGGCTACTTGCTGCTGGGACAACGTCTGCGCCGGCGTCTCGACCTGCTGCCGTACATCACGGTGGTCTACGGCATGGCCGCGCTGCTGGTGCTCGTCGCGGCGCTGGTGACACAACAGACGTTCACCGGCTACGCGCCCGCGACCTTTCTCGTAATGATCCTCTTGGCGCTCGGACCCCAACTCTTGGGCCACACGGCGTACAACTGGACTTTGCGCTACGTTTCCGCCGCGGTGGTCGCCGTGGCAATCCTGGGCGAGCCGGTGGGCGCGAGTATTCTCGCGTACTTCATCCTGGACGAGCACCTGACGCTGCTGCAGATCGGCGGCGGAGCGTTGGTGTTGATAGGGATTTACCTCGCCCTGCGCACGCAAAGGCGTGTGTAA